TATCAGAAAAATGTGTTAAAATCGTGGGAGATTTAGGGACATAGCTAAATTTTGGTTAATGTCCAGTAACTAAATTTTGTGCCAAAAATAAATATGCAAGGACTGCATATAATGAACACTTGCAAGCTGGATTACCAAATGAAGCATCTGCAATCGGCATGAAGAATGCCCAGGAATTAATTATTGCTTACAGATGTTGGTAGATagatacacatatatatatatatatatatatatatatatatatatatatataatttacaCCCCATGCATCACGCATCATAGTCTAATCACTTGTCAAGTGCAAAAACTATATTATCTAAAACaggaaaattaatataaaaaaaatgccGTATCTCATACTTGAATAAAACTATGTTAAAAGAGATTAACTTAACTCAATATCGATAACGTAAAAAGAAGAAGTCCAATAGTTTGGTTCAATTACGTCGTGATTCTTGAGTTCTACCACTTCGAGTTTCTGGTTCAATTAGTCATGTTATCTTTCAACCATTTCTTGAACATGTTCTGCTGTTATATTTTTACTAGACACAGGCAATTTAAATATAAGCTAATGAATCTCAAGCATTTGCAGCATCCTTCTCTTTCAAGAATTATTTCTcgagccatttatggtttctaGATTGCTTTAGTAAATAAATAATCTATCTTCCAATCAAGTTCGTGCACGTGAACCATGTTTTCAGTTTATGACTCTTCTAATAATTTGGTGGTGACTTAACCAACATATAGAGCTGCATGGCTAATAAACTTTTACAAGTTGATTATCTAAGAACTGGACAATCATCTTTGGAAGTTGATTCTTAcccaccacaaaaaaaaaaaaaaaaaaaaatctttgcaGCTTGACAGCTTAGTAACTTTTCATGTAATCACTGGAGTCAGTCCAATAGCTAGAGGAAAGCTCTTAGAGTCTCCTCCATTATCaggttcaaaattcaaattctaTATCTGACATTTGGGGGTGTGAAAAGGAATGAAaaggtgtaaaaaaaaaaaacttctttatgtttattttttaaTCAATAACATCTATATTATTCTATTCTATTTTACAGGGAAAGAGAACCCAATAGCATTATATAAGAGGCTAGAAGAAAGACAGACTTATATCATTAATCTAGTTATGCACAGAGGGAAGCGAAAAAGCGGACagatatttaaatatttatcgTTGATAGATTAAATTGAGTTTTCAAATCGAAATATGTTTGGTTCACATGCTCCGAGCAACCgaaccatatatatatattgactgACCTATAACTATGGACTAATTTTGCTCATTTGCaaaatgattgtccaaaaatcTAGTGACCCCAAATATTGAACCTATGACAGTATAGCTTCTTTTTTCagcggttttttttttttttttttggctttttgctAAGCAATAAGAATAGCTTTTTGAATTATGAATATGGAAGTACCTTGTCTACAGGCATGCGGACCACAAGAAAGGGACTTTGtgggatttttattttttaaaataggAATTCATATGCTTATGAGATGGATCATGGGTGAACCAAGTTTACAACACACCTTCTCCCTTTTCTAGTTCAAAAAGACTCCAAAGGTGCACTATAGTACACATTACTCTGGAGAAGGGCTCTCTCCATCTTTCACATGGTTCTGTTGGGCTCTCTCTTAATGTAAATTGCTGCAGGATAAAGATGGACGTTGGCACtaaaaaaatcttgaatgttGGTATCAATTTAAATGTAATGTTTCATCCATTGAAGATCCAAACTTCAAAACAATGTGCGctttgaagcaaaaaaaaaaaggttcttaCTTGAAGAAATCAAGAAATCACCAAAGTACTTTTCATAATTATCTCCAACATTTCATTGTAATTTGACTAAAGTTTCAAAAGAACAAACCATTAACGTCTAATATGAACATTCTTGATCGTAATTCTATTCATCTGCTACAAATTAATGTTCCTCTAATGCATTGAAAGGAAGAGAGAGCTTTAAGCGAATAATTAAATTATGGTGCgttagagatttttttttaatttctgatttttttctgGGAATAAACTTCTCGCATCCAGGTACATTGGCTTCACTGGTCAAGAAGGAATGGGAACCCACACAAAGGGTGCGACAAGTACTAAAAAGTTGTTAGGCTACAACTAGGGCTGTAAACGAATCGAGCCGTTCGATTCAAGCTCGAGCTGACTCGAGTCGAaatcgagttcgaactcgaactcaaaatattaagctcgttagctcgcgagttcaagtatatatatatataatattttttatttttttttattttaagtatatatatattttttaaaattttaatagtaaaattacatatatatccttaatatttttattatttattaaaaaaatattattttatttattttttaaaaaataaaataattatttttttttatttttttcgagctcgagttcgagcttggtaaaatttagtcgagattcggctcgattagcccaaaactcgactcgactcggctcATTTGCAGCCCTAGTTACAACTGAGCATATTGGCACTAAAACCCAAAATCTTTGATTTTGAGGCCTGAACTTCCATTATTTTCTCCATGAGGTCAAGTCTGGATAGCTGGCATTTATGGAGAAAACTGTATCCACGTATGATACGATAatatctttgatttttttttttttcactctcCCATCCCTCTTCACACATTTTCTATCATCAGCTATTAAGTACATGATTTAAACCCTGAGTCTGATAGTGAAGAGATATTTCCAATGGCCTGAGAGATATCTCTGATCTTATTTACTGAAAacttcatatacatatatatgcaaTTGACTTGCAAATTAATTGCTAGATTTAATTATCAAAGTTGGTATTAACTGCataaataaaaacttaaaaaaaattaagaaagagTTGGAAGTACCTATTGGGCTTAAACATATTCATATTTCAGTCGATGATTGACATCCCATGCATCATACATCATAATTCTGTTACCAAGCAATCTACAAcaggaaaaagaacaaaaaaaaaatttagtacCTAACATCACGCCTGACATCATTAAGCGATCAGAAATAAACGAAATTATTGGTGTCAATTATAAAGTTGAAGTAGCATGTCCAATTTTTTGGTTCAATCTAGTcgtgaatcttgagtttctacctttattttattttttttttgaatacttTACAAACTTCTGGTTGTGATATCAAGTCATGATTATTGATCTTTTGTACTGAAGTTCACTCTAAGACTTGATTGACGAGCAATTTAAATTGTTCCGCTATTAAATTATAAGCCATGCCATACTACTATCACACACATGTAATTTATATGATTGGCAACAATCCTTTCTGCCTCCGTCCATCAAATGGTAGGCTACAAAATTTAGGGCACACATCGCATTACCACTATATTAGGATAAGAGAGATGATTTCAAGATGCATTTGAGCATCACTTTCTCCAAACGGTTTAATCTGCTCTAGCATAATCTGGGATTCGGTAAGCGTGTTGTTGTATTGTGTATGATTCAATCTGATTATTGTGTTTGTTTAAATTTATTATGTATAACTACATTATAATGTTGTATTGAATGAAAGTGAAATATTTTAATCTTCATAATCATTTTTTCTGCGAGTACAATAACGTAATGTGATTGTACACCAAATACTATAATAAGTATAACAATCGGATCAAATCATGCGGCTCTTCCACATAATTTGTATGCAAAAGAGTCTAGCAAATTAATTTCTAAGAGTTTGATCGTTGACTGCCTTTACAATAACGAAATTAATTTGGCATATTCGTAGGAATAGTCAGGTCTATTCAGGATGAGACATATTCATTCATAGACGgaatcacaaaatttatataGAGCGGATGAGTTTTAACATGTTTAAATTGATGCATATACCtataatattttcaaatttttgaggggacaaaaattttaatttgtaaAGAATctattgaaaatttttaaatttctaaGGGTGGAAAACCTAATTCTGGAGGGTTAGATTGGAAGGGTCTGCACTTCTGCCGGCTCTAAGAAGCTTGCCATTATTGGCAGCAAAAGTTGGTGGGCTTGTCGGGCGATAGTGACTCCAAGGCTTCAGTTTCTTTGTTGGGAGTAATTACTCTagttatttaatggcttgattgaACAGCCAAAAACACGACTTGATATTGCACAATTTTGTACTTGATTTCTTGCTTATCTGAATTATAAAGTTGTAACCCTTCACTTGTATTACATTATAAAGTTGTCATTTTGTTCTGTCGTAAAACAAAAGGTATTATGACCTAATGGCTTCTTGAGAATATATTTTCAGTACCAAAATCTTAATCATAACAAGAGCAACTTTTACCCGCCAAGTTCAACTCCAAAAGATTCTTAAAATTGGTTTGttatatattaaaatttttaatttggtcCTACAATTGTACCCTGTAAATTTTCTAGAGTTTCCAATTGTCCCTTTCCAATGCCCCTCTAAGTCTCATTCATCCAGCCTGTAACGAGAAATATTGAGACCGACAGCAGTACATTGCTACCAGTGGTTGAAGTAGCTCCACTTATTATGTCTGTACATGTCGGTTCTAATATCAGTGCTCACATCTATAGTCGAACATTTGCAGCAGGAAAATGGGCCAATATCTTTGTTTTCCTCTAATTGAATGATCTTTTATCAAATAGTTCTTTTTATGGCGGTAATTTCATGTGTATCCTTACCCTATTGCTAGAAATCTCACACTTCACTCTTGTCACCCTattgctagaaaaaaaaaaatcaaaacaccCTTTTCTCAATCAAAGAAAAATTTCCTAACAAAACTCATACCTCGATTTCTTCCTGCCATAATATAAGGGGCATCCAATAAAATTTCTAGCATCTGACATACAATTTAGTTGGAATGGCATTttcaatccaaaaaaaaaaaaagaaactgtgTGAATAAAATGTATAAAACTAATAGGAGACAGTTCATCACCAGCATTAAATATCCACCATGCATATTAAAGAGGACTTCAACTGCAAACTGATCAAAGAGCAAATGGCAATGGGGAAAGCAGTGAGGAAGCCTCATGCTGTTTGCATCCCACATCCATCTCAAAGTCATATTGGCGCAATGCTAAAGTTGGCCAAACTTCTCCATCATAAAGGCTTTTACATAACATTTGTTCACACAGAATATAACTACAAACGTTTGCTGAAATCAAGGGGTCCCAAGTCGCTGGATGGTTCACCAGATTTCAAGTTTGAGACCATCCCAGATGGCCTCCCACCTGCTGAAAATGATGATGTTACCCAAGATGTTTTCCAACTTTTTCTTTCAACTGCAAAAAATTTCTACCGCCCATTTGTTGATCTGATTAGAAGGCTCAACAATAAGGCTTCGGTGGATGATGAATTTCCTCCTGTAACTTTTATAATTTCTGATGCTGTTATGTCCACATTCACAGTTAAGGCAGCTGAAGAACTAGGAATCCCAGATGTACTGTTTTGGACCATGAGTGCATTAACCGTCATGTGTTTCTCGCAATTTCCTCAACTTCGTGAACGAGGGTACACACCACTCAAAGGtacaaaaaagaattttgttttttttttcctctataCAAAAATAACATAACAACCTTGCAATGAGAAAATTGGATAAAGGTAATATTTTAGCAGTAATTCAGATAGTATATATAATGACTGACTCAATAGAAAAATATCCTATGAACCATAGAATGATTGGACTCAGAAATGGAGCAGCTTCATGACTAATGCAAATACTGCACGTGTAATTTGAAATCCAAAGGGGCTCAAAAAAAAGGATAAGTTACCTTTTAGCCCCATATAATTTGATATTTTACCACATAACCCCTATATGGTTCAAAGCATCAAATCATAGGAGGGTAAAAGATAATTTACCCTTCAAAAGATTATACAGACTGAGCAAACTTTGTTCACATAAAGTTTAGCACTCAATTCTCATGCACTTCAAATTATAGTTATTATATTTTACAGCACATCAAATTATTTGGCACTGTTTTCTCATTAATAATTTTCTCTTCTTGAACCGAGACAAACTCAAGAATCAAGACGGTGATTAATGTATATAGGGCAATCAGGGCATCTTACTTTATCCTGTTTTGGCCAatattgtattttatttttcatcctTTGCCATATTAAGATATCAATTTTAGGTATTGAATGTTTCTTGTTTCAATTGTATGTAATGTACagcttttttttatatatttaatttacAGATGCAAGTTGCTTTACCAATGGGTACATGGAAAATACCATTGATTGGATTCCTGGAATTAGTAGTGTCCGATTAAAAGACATCCCAACCGTAATCTGGACTACTGATCCCAACGATGAGTTTGTGGATTGCTTAGTTAAGCTCATACCATGGACTTTGAAGGGTGCTGCTGTCATTCTGAACACTTTTGAGCAGCTAGAACACGGTATTTTGGAGCAATTTTCTTCCATGATGGATCATTTATACACTGTTGGACCAATTCACTTGCTTCTCAAAGAGGTGCAAAAGGATGACCATTCCACAGAAGCAATCCAATCAAATCTATGGAAAGAAGATGACAGTTGCATCGAATGGCTGAATTCCAAGAAGGCAGGCTCAGTCGCTTATGTTAACTTTGGTAGCATTACAGTCATGACTGAAAATCAGTTGGTTGAGTTTGCAATGGGACTTGCCAATAGCATGCAGTACTTTCTTTGGATAATCAGGCCTGATCTTGTCAATGGAGGGCCAATCGATCTCCCGCCCGAATTCTTCATTGCTTCTAAGGATAGAGGGATGTTAGCTACATGGTGTAATCAAGAAGTCGTTCTTAGTCATCCATCAGTTGGTGCATTTTTAACACACTGTGGATGGAATTCTGTTCTTGAAAGCTTGTCAGCTGGAGTACCTATGATTTGCTGGCCGTTTTTTGCAGATCAACAGACTAATTGCTTGAGTTGTTGCTCTTACTGGGGTGTTGGCGTGGAGATAGACAATAATGTGAACAGAAAAGAGGTGGAGAATGTGGTAAGAGACTTAATGGAGGGAGAAAAGGGCAAGGAAATCAAGAAGAAGACATTGGAGTGGAAGAACAAAGCTGAAGAAGCAATAAAACATGGTGGATCTTCCTACTTGAATCTGGATAAGATGATTGAAGAAGTGCTTCTGGCCCCTAAAATTTAAGTTATTTACTTAAACCATCTTTTCCATTTCATCTATTCAAGGGATTATCAGTGTTTGTCGTTGATCAGTGAGCCGTATGATCATGCATCCGTatttaaattttggaaaattacGTATAAGTACAACGGGattgaaagaaataaaagattTAATTTCGCATTTAATATCTGTAAGTCTGCCTCAACAATATTCTGCATCATATCCTCATTAATTTCAATGCTTTTCCCCGTCCATAAATGCAGTAGTACGTTTAATCAAATATAACTTCATCATGAGAAGCAGTGTAATATATGAAAGTGAGAGAGAAATTGTCGGTgcattattatatttttttcatatctAATGTCGAAAATCTACTTTGGGCGCCATTTTGATTGAAGGAAAGGAAgaggaaggaaaggaaaggataCCGgtggaagagaaaagaaaggacagTAGAGGAAGATGATTTTCGTCCATCTTGTTTGGCTAAAatatggaaggaaaaaaaaaagaaatactgAATTTTGTTTagattgaagaaaaaaaaaggaaaggaaaagatcAACTGTTactgaattgaaaaaaaaaaaaggttattatcactttacccttTTAACGTTCAGTGTTACTATCAATTTCCCtcttaacgttatcttttagtcactttacccccaagaCTAACGGtcggagtttgttaattaaagtaaaaagatatgtttaacccttaaaattattatcactttacccccataaaatatagtctcattatcaatttaccccctaGAGTTATTTTTAAGCAATTTATcctaccattaaaccaacttagcaagttaaaaaactttagaagaaaatatcttcctctttgcataataaaaataataaaaaatttagagtgactcttctcctttttagtatcaagaaaaaaagtcaaaatattaatttctttcatcttggcaatcttattaatattgaaaaaaaatagaaagatggagagggggaggggaagagagagagctcaattctttttttaaaaattacaaataagaaataattaaatacttttattattttaaaattatttcacttttttgtttACGACCAAATTCCAATTCTAATCCCGACAACCTTAAAGTAATACAATAATGCTAGGCTtttctttatttccttttttttgcaaaatctaattttttgtctccttctttcctatctctttttcttttcctagtattaataagtgtgaaaaaaagaAGTTGAGAaagtttatttttatgtttttcgatctcttaaagtgaaaaaaaaggaagaataaccattacaacttttttatttttaattatatataaaaaaagggtaaatatatttaaaattttttgaccataCAAGTTAGATTAATGATGAGGTAAAATACCTAGAAAATACTGTTAAgaactaaagtgattgtatcactataatccAATcgaataaagtgataataacaatatagtaatactataaaataaaagggtatttttgtcaaaaatttcttaacatgttgagttgaattacttatgggggtaaagtgactaaaagataacgttatgTGGTAAACTGAaagtagtgatatagtttaaggggataaagtgataataaccctttaaaaaatgtaaattatttcaattaatttaatttCACTTCCCTCCGTTTTCATCCATTTGACGGCAAAACTCATAATTCAATAAAATAACTAGACCCTTTCCATTCCTTTCCCTCTTTATCCTTCCCTTTCCCTCCTCAAAAAATCAATCCAAACAACAAAAATCAAATCCCtctaattccttttctttccttttcctcccATTCCTTCAACACAAACGGTGCCTTACTCTTATCCTATAGAGAAAGGAAGCCCAATTAAACTTGTTACTAAATTCTAATATGGGCAAAATCATACAATTATGCACAATACATGACCATCTTCTTCTGTTTATAAAAGGCTCACAGTTATCAAAATAGGATGGAGGGAGTGAAACCGAGCTCGGGATCGCCTAGGATGTTTGTTCTGGTCTTGTCCTGGTCATTTTTTCTCCTGTCTTTTGTTTCTACATGAATATAATTCTGGGAGTATTAAACATGTTAGTTTGCTGTGCTAGTGGGATAGTTCATGAAGGGTAATTTTTTGTTGGTTCTTGGCTACAGATGATGGACTTAGCTTGCATTTCAGCCGATTCATACAAGAGATTAAATGCTCGGAATGGTAAAAACCATCCAAGCAACAATAACAGACAATGgattttttcctattttcttcCTTGACTACAAATATAATCATTCAATGGTCGGGGTTCTCATTATAACCTTCAGTTTATCTTAGAAGAAGATTCCTTATTACCGAATATATATTACTACTCTTTGCAATTGTGATCAACTTTAATTGTAAGAGTTTTTGTTAATGCCTGTGTTACTTGTGCCCAGATTAATACTTGCAATGACCTTCACTTCCCCCCGAGGAAGCCTTAAAAACTGAAGATGTGAATGTTAGTCTGGACTAGCTGGTAATATATTGCATACTTTCTCCTGGATGGTTTGACAGAATTCTTGAAGTTTTGTAACAAGAAAATTACttatctcctttttttttgtgcaggTTTATTGAATTCTAAGATGCAATTCTTACCGTCCATTTAAAGACTTGCCACTGGCTATTATTTTTATGCTCCTGTTGATGAATATGGTACGTAGACTGCATTAGCTCCTAAACTTATGTCCAGGTTGTTATTCTTTTATTAAGCTTGCAGTTTCCACGTCATCCTATGCTGATGTAATGTTTTCTATCGTGATGCCCCTTGGAGACTGTCAAGAGGTTTGATTTGCTTTTGTTCGCTTGCATTCGTCACTCTGTTATAAATTGAATTCAACCTTtattcttactttcatttcTGCATTACAGGCTcatgttttaaaccaaaatCTGGTGGTTGTGCATTTGATTTGATAGGGAATGTTTTagcaaaatgaaaatttgatctGATAGGGAACACTAGGAAGTGAACCGGGAGCTTTGACTTCCGTATTAATACTGCATGTTTACAGGTATAAGTGCATGAGTGGCCTTGACATGTGATTTGGCTTCAATTCTTTGAGTCATTAGAACAATATGATAGTCTTAAAATAATGATATAGGACTTAACTACTTGTTGCCATGgggatgctttttttttttttttttttgtcgacacaggggtgtccgggtcaatccttacggagcccgactaatcccctgcggcccgGGCCGGGCGCCCCAACCCGGTCCAAACACGATATGTGCGCGGAGGAATCCAGCGGTGCAAAGACTCGAACCCGGGACCTAATGGTCACCGGGTGGAGGTGCTACCGTTGGACCATTCACGGGGGGCGTTGCCATGGAGATGCTTGAGATGGTTGAAATTAATGCTTTGATAATGCAATGCAGAATTGATTTGTTTTACTAACAATaaatgtttttgttttgttgcagGAGATTAGAGACATTGTATTGACCTGTTGGAATCAATCATTTGGAATGACAAATGCATGTTTTTTCTTGGATTATATCGAAAATTGTTATAACGTGGTATAATCATATTGAAATGTAATGACTTATGCAAAATTGGTTGAAATTAGAAATTAGGAACTATTTGTACCTTTTAGAATTGATTATGATGATgaatataaaattttaatttgaaaatttgcgGCGATAATTTCCATTTAAATGGTGAGCGGATTGTTTCCATTTAAATAGTGAATTGAATTACATACAGGAATGGGCAAGGTATTCAAAGCATgaaaaataattcaaaacaATAATTAAAAATGGTAAAACACTACCGTGCATCTATCATCTTGAAAGAGACCTTTTGCAGTGCAAAATTTTGTGCTGCATGAACTTTTTGTGACGCAAATTTTGGTGCCTCATGCACATTTGTGGCACAAATATGTGTCGTAAATACTTGTGGCGCTTCGCAAAATACTGCTGTTTTCTTTTGTAACGGCTACTTTTGAGGCACAAAGGACTTGTGTCGCAAAAGTGTTGCAAATAGTTTTTTGCAGCGCTTTTTGGACTTTTTGCGGCCCATTTTTGGCATCATAACaagccaaatttcttgtagtgatacTACATATTAGATTGTAGAAGAGTTCTCTCCAACTTTCACATGATTCAGTTGGGTTCTCTCTTAATGTAAATTATTGCAAAATTAAGATGATTGCTGGCGCTAAAAGGATTTTCAATAATGGTATCCGTTTAAATGTGACTATTCATCCATAGAAGATCCAAACTTGAAAACAATGTAAGCTTTGAAGCAAAACAAGGTTGATACTTATGGAAATCAAGAAATCACCAAAGTACTTCTCACAATTATTTCCGATATCAAAAGAACAAACCATAAACGTCCAATATGAACACCCTCGGTCATAATTCTATTCATCCGCTACAAATTAATGTTCCTCTAATAAATTGAAGGGAAGCGACAGTTTTAAGTGACTAATTAAATTAGGGGGCTCGATCCCTCTCACTTACACTTAAAAAGAATTATGGGAAATTAGATATTTTGGTTTAGGAAAAATTATTCAAACATCTCTCGCATTTCGCCAAATAGATTTTTCGTTATGTACTTTTAAAAAGTTAATTATGTGTCCCTTACAAATTTAAGTTAGCAAATTTTAGTCCCAAATTaaattttcaatcattttagtCCCAACCTaaattttcaatcatttttaaACCTGAAATCACTACGTGATCAACTTGTAGTCATTCTTTATATATAAAATGGTTAGATCCCACTTTTTAGTGGCAAAATGAATATGAATTATGTCAAATCTCACTTTTTTAGAAGAAACAATGAATATGGTTTGGGTTATGTCCAACATTTTTAGAAGAAAAATGACTATGGGTAGGGCTATTTGTTTAGCTATAAATGGGATTTAACTTTTTTGCCCCTATAAAAATGAGTATGTATAGGTCAGGTGATGGATTCAGGATACAAAGCAATTGAAAGCCTAGGTTGAAACTAAATTTTATCGATTTGATTTTGTAAGTAATctaaaattactattttaaaagtgaatgacgaaaaaattgatttgataaaatgtgagggacattttaaataattttctctttgttttaaATTCTCATTTGTTTCTGGTAATAAATTTCAAGCATCCAGATATATTGGCTCCACTAGCCAAGAAGGAATGGGTACTAATACTAACACCACAAGCCCCCAAAAAAAGGTGTGACTAGTACTAAAAAGTGGGCGAGGGGTCAGTTCGGTTGGGGTTTGGTATAATTATA
This sequence is a window from Coffea eugenioides isolate CCC68of chromosome 7, Ceug_1.0, whole genome shotgun sequence. Protein-coding genes within it:
- the LOC113778222 gene encoding 7-deoxyloganetin glucosyltransferase-like, whose translation is MAMGKAVRKPHAVCIPHPSQSHIGAMLKLAKLLHHKGFYITFVHTEYNYKRLLKSRGPKSLDGSPDFKFETIPDGLPPAENDDVTQDVFQLFLSTAKNFYRPFVDLIRRLNNKASVDDEFPPVTFIISDAVMSTFTVKAAEELGIPDVLFWTMSALTVMCFSQFPQLRERGYTPLKDASCFTNGYMENTIDWIPGISSVRLKDIPTVIWTTDPNDEFVDCLVKLIPWTLKGAAVILNTFEQLEHGILEQFSSMMDHLYTVGPIHLLLKEVQKDDHSTEAIQSNLWKEDDSCIEWLNSKKAGSVAYVNFGSITVMTENQLVEFAMGLANSMQYFLWIIRPDLVNGGPIDLPPEFFIASKDRGMLATWCNQEVVLSHPSVGAFLTHCGWNSVLESLSAGVPMICWPFFADQQTNCLSCCSYWGVGVEIDNNVNRKEVENVVRDLMEGEKGKEIKKKTLEWKNKAEEAIKHGGSSYLNLDKMIEEVLLAPKI